A DNA window from Ornithobacterium rhinotracheale DSM 15997 contains the following coding sequences:
- a CDS encoding PLP-dependent aminotransferase family protein — translation MHGTLLGIWGGEGFLKSPAGVAFYEFFGENVMRSDLSISVPELGSLLDHSGVVNESEKLAEKTFGSDLTYYVLNGTSTANQIIWHGRVTHSDLALVDRNCHKSLNYAMVITGAIPVYMKPRRNALGIIGPVRLSEFSKESGLEKIKNSDLIEEGDDRTTYKMSALTNSTYDGICYNVTKIKNQLEDHVENLHFDEAWYAYAKFHPVYKGFFGMSDENCVGYHPPIFCSQSTHKLLTAFSQASMIHIKQGSSTHILPDEFNEA, via the coding sequence ATGCATGGCACACTCCTGGGCATATGGGGGGGCGAAGGTTTCTTGAAAAGTCCTGCTGGTGTGGCTTTTTATGAATTTTTCGGAGAAAATGTAATGCGTTCCGATCTTTCGATTTCGGTACCAGAACTGGGATCCTTGCTAGACCATAGCGGTGTGGTAAACGAATCTGAAAAACTTGCCGAAAAAACATTTGGCTCTGATTTAACTTATTATGTACTAAACGGAACCTCAACGGCTAATCAAATCATTTGGCACGGGCGAGTTACGCATTCAGACCTAGCTTTGGTAGATAGAAACTGCCACAAATCGCTTAACTATGCCATGGTGATTACAGGAGCCATTCCTGTGTATATGAAGCCTAGAAGAAATGCGCTAGGAATCATAGGACCTGTGAGACTTTCTGAATTTTCGAAAGAATCTGGGCTCGAAAAGATTAAAAATAGTGATTTAATCGAGGAAGGAGACGACAGAACTACCTACAAAATGTCGGCACTTACCAATTCCACTTACGATGGAATTTGCTACAATGTGACCAAAATTAAAAATCAATTGGAAGACCATGTAGAAAATCTACATTTTGACGAAGCTTGGTATGCTTATGCTAAATTCCACCCTGTGTACAAAGGCTTCTTTGGTATGTCTGATGAAAATTGTGTAGGCTACCATCCACCTATTTTCTGTTCGCAATCTACCCACAAATTACTCACCGCATTTTCTCAAGCCTCTATGATTCATATAAAACAAGGTTCATCTACGCACATTTTGCCAGATGAATTCAACGAAGCCTAG
- a CDS encoding Orn/Lys/Arg decarboxylase N-terminal domain-containing protein → MSKKTWKVLVLASEQELDYEASRLKDLTYRIAESGFEIFELYSLESLESRCTTQREIVGVIIDWRLEEEQQAKERVLESLRKKFSNLPIFIIAERVSAEELSYELLGSVTGYYWLDDDTINFMAGRISHEINAYIDGIYPPFFRALKKYVETYKYAWHTPGHMGGRRFLEKSCWCGFL, encoded by the coding sequence ATGTCTAAAAAAACATGGAAAGTTCTAGTTCTAGCCTCAGAGCAGGAACTTGACTACGAAGCCTCTCGACTAAAAGACCTTACCTACCGTATCGCCGAGTCGGGATTTGAAATTTTTGAACTTTACTCCCTAGAGAGTCTAGAAAGTAGATGTACCACGCAAAGAGAAATCGTGGGCGTAATTATTGATTGGCGTTTAGAGGAAGAGCAACAAGCTAAAGAAAGAGTTTTAGAAAGTCTGAGAAAGAAATTTTCTAATCTTCCTATTTTTATCATTGCAGAAAGAGTATCAGCCGAAGAGCTTTCTTACGAATTATTAGGTTCTGTAACAGGCTACTATTGGCTTGATGACGACACTATCAACTTTATGGCAGGGCGCATAAGCCATGAGATCAATGCTTATATTGATGGTATATATCCTCCTTTTTTCAGAGCACTGAAAAAATATGTAGAAACCTACAAATATGCATGGCACACTCCTGGGCATATGGGGGGGCGAAGGTTTCTTGAAAAGTCCTGCTGGTGTGGCTTTTTATGA
- a CDS encoding Maf family nucleotide pyrophosphatase, whose product MLLQDKLKGFKLILGSQSPRREELLRGLCLDFKTQPLHADESYSAELKAENITEFLCRVKAEAFQFNHEKQILITADTIVWLKDRALEKPKNRGEAIAMLKALSGKTHEVISSVGITSTEKQIVFSDKTKVQFSALNDEEIEFYVDTFHPFDKAGAYGVQEWIGYVGVEKLEGSYFTVMGLPVHRLYQALKDF is encoded by the coding sequence ATGCTACTACAAGATAAATTAAAAGGTTTTAAGCTGATTTTAGGCTCTCAATCGCCACGCAGAGAAGAATTGTTGCGCGGGCTGTGTTTAGACTTTAAAACGCAGCCATTACACGCCGATGAGTCTTATTCTGCCGAACTAAAGGCTGAAAACATCACCGAATTTCTATGCCGTGTAAAAGCCGAAGCGTTTCAATTTAATCACGAAAAACAAATTTTAATCACTGCCGATACCATTGTTTGGCTTAAAGATCGTGCGCTAGAAAAACCTAAAAATAGGGGAGAGGCGATTGCCATGCTCAAGGCACTCAGTGGCAAAACACACGAAGTCATCAGCTCGGTAGGAATCACCTCAACCGAGAAACAAATCGTGTTTTCAGACAAGACCAAGGTGCAATTTTCTGCTTTAAATGATGAAGAAATTGAATTTTATGTCGATACCTTTCATCCGTTTGACAAAGCGGGTGCCTATGGCGTGCAAGAATGGATAGGCTATGTGGGCGTGGAAAAATTAGAAGGTAGCTACTTCACCGTAATGGGCCTGCCCGTGCACCGATTGTACCAAGCTTTGAAAGATTTTTAG
- a CDS encoding DUF4488 domain-containing protein, producing MMRKFNLSKKIALILFLCVTTLSFAQQKKHIAEQEGLAGFWVQMIPYDYQGDARIMRSGQNKIMNPDGTFYCFLTDNKGVQGISFYGNYNVTSDSTYVEHIVNSVNPKSVNTTSDLKYKFLTKDVLLISFKNNSFKNGKEISEIWFRAKQLNTPFLLPKQEETEAVLRKILSQSAK from the coding sequence ATGATGAGGAAATTCAATTTAAGCAAAAAAATAGCTTTAATTCTATTTTTATGCGTAACGACATTAAGTTTTGCTCAACAAAAGAAACACATTGCAGAACAAGAAGGCTTGGCGGGATTTTGGGTACAAATGATTCCTTATGATTATCAAGGAGACGCAAGAATTATGCGCAGCGGACAAAACAAAATTATGAATCCAGACGGCACTTTTTATTGTTTTCTCACAGACAATAAAGGGGTTCAAGGGATATCTTTCTACGGAAACTATAATGTTACTTCGGACAGCACCTATGTTGAGCATATCGTGAATAGTGTAAATCCCAAATCTGTAAACACCACTTCTGATTTAAAATATAAATTTTTAACTAAAGATGTTTTATTGATTTCATTTAAAAACAATAGTTTTAAAAACGGCAAAGAAATCAGCGAAATTTGGTTCAGAGCTAAACAATTAAATACTCCATTTTTATTGCCTAAACAAGAAGAAACGGAGGCTGTGTTAAGAAAAATTCTTTCTCAATCCGCTAAATAA
- the leuS gene encoding leucine--tRNA ligase: MQYQPNQIEPKWQKFWAENRIYEAENHSDKPKFYVLDMFPYPSGAGLHVGHPLGYIASDIYARYKRHKGFNVLHPMGYDSFGLPAEQYAIQTGQHPAITTKENIARYREQLDKIGFSFDWDREIRTSNPDYYRWTQWIFLQLFDSFFCNQDQKAKPISELIAHFEKNGNANLNVACDEDTPSFTAEDWQAFSDKERSEILLKYRLTYLAEAEVNWCPALGTVLANDEVINGLSERGGHPVVRKKMRQWMMRITAYAERLLNGIEYNEQDLEWTDALKESQKYWIGKSKGASVKFKVKGQENTEIEVFTTRPDTIFGVSFMVLAPEHDLVQQLTTPAQKEAIDAYIEETAKRSERERMAEVKRVTGVFTGAYAINPISGKEVPIWIADYVLAGYGTGAVMAVPAGDERDYAFAKTFDLSIENIFEGVDISEQAFTDKTAKVPLQNSDFLNGLTVKEAMNKAIEKIESLGVGKAKINYRLRDAVFSRQRYWGEPVPIYFNQGIPQSIGEEHLPLVLPEVSEYLPTETGEPPLGRATQWAWDIEKNQVVENSLIDEKTVFPLELNTMPGWAGSSWYQFRYMDPQNEDALASDEALKYWQNVDLYLGGSEHATGHLLYSRFWTKFLKDRGFVSSEEPFKKLINQGMILGESAFVHRVNNTNQYVSADKLEGYETTPVHADVSFVSGNNVLDTQAFKNWRDDLKDAEFIVSDDGKFYVSREVEKMSKSKFNVVNPDDICNEYGADTLRMYEMFLGPIEQSKPWITNGLSGVNGFIKKLWRLFFKNDELQVVDAPASKEELKVLHTLIQKVTDDIENFSFNTSVSAFMIAVNDLQKLQCNKAEILSPLVILLSPFAPHIAEELWHVLGNEDSVTRQPYPIFEEKYLKEDNKEYPISFNGKMRFTLSLPLDLSKEEIEKAVMEEPQTAKYLEGKNPKKIIVVPGKIVNIVM, translated from the coding sequence ATGCAATATCAACCCAATCAAATAGAACCCAAATGGCAAAAGTTTTGGGCAGAAAATAGAATTTACGAGGCAGAAAATCATTCAGATAAGCCAAAATTTTATGTACTCGATATGTTCCCCTATCCATCAGGCGCAGGTCTGCATGTGGGGCACCCGCTCGGCTACATAGCATCAGACATTTATGCGCGATACAAACGCCACAAAGGCTTCAATGTTTTGCACCCTATGGGCTACGACAGCTTTGGTTTGCCTGCTGAGCAATACGCTATCCAGACAGGGCAGCACCCAGCCATCACGACTAAAGAAAACATTGCTCGCTACCGTGAGCAGTTAGACAAAATCGGTTTTTCGTTTGATTGGGACAGAGAAATCCGCACTTCCAATCCCGATTATTATCGCTGGACACAGTGGATTTTCTTGCAATTATTTGATTCGTTTTTTTGCAATCAAGACCAGAAAGCCAAACCAATCAGCGAATTGATTGCACATTTTGAAAAAAATGGAAATGCTAATTTAAATGTTGCTTGTGACGAAGACACGCCAAGCTTTACCGCCGAAGATTGGCAAGCTTTTTCAGACAAAGAAAGATCAGAAATATTACTAAAATATAGGCTCACTTATCTTGCCGAGGCAGAGGTGAACTGGTGCCCTGCGCTGGGTACTGTGCTTGCCAATGATGAGGTAATCAACGGCTTATCTGAGCGTGGAGGACATCCCGTAGTGCGCAAAAAAATGCGCCAATGGATGATGCGTATCACTGCCTATGCCGAAAGATTGCTCAACGGAATCGAATACAACGAGCAAGATCTTGAGTGGACAGACGCACTAAAAGAATCTCAAAAATACTGGATTGGGAAATCCAAAGGTGCATCGGTAAAATTTAAAGTTAAAGGACAAGAAAATACCGAAATCGAGGTTTTTACTACTCGTCCTGATACCATTTTTGGCGTTTCGTTTATGGTGTTGGCACCTGAGCACGATTTGGTGCAGCAGCTCACAACACCAGCACAAAAAGAAGCCATCGATGCCTATATCGAGGAAACAGCCAAACGCAGCGAGCGTGAGCGTATGGCAGAGGTAAAACGCGTAACGGGCGTGTTCACAGGAGCCTATGCCATCAATCCAATCAGTGGTAAAGAAGTGCCAATCTGGATTGCCGATTATGTGTTGGCAGGCTACGGAACGGGGGCTGTGATGGCGGTGCCTGCGGGCGATGAGCGTGATTATGCCTTTGCAAAAACTTTTGATTTATCCATCGAAAATATTTTCGAGGGAGTAGACATCAGCGAGCAAGCCTTTACCGATAAAACAGCCAAGGTGCCTTTGCAAAATTCTGATTTCTTGAATGGACTTACTGTGAAAGAAGCCATGAACAAGGCCATCGAAAAAATTGAAAGTTTAGGCGTAGGAAAAGCCAAAATCAATTATAGATTAAGAGATGCCGTATTCAGCCGTCAGCGTTATTGGGGAGAGCCCGTGCCGATTTATTTTAACCAAGGCATTCCGCAGTCGATTGGCGAGGAACATTTGCCACTCGTGTTGCCAGAAGTAAGCGAATATCTCCCTACCGAAACGGGCGAGCCGCCACTAGGTCGTGCAACACAATGGGCTTGGGATATCGAGAAAAACCAAGTGGTAGAAAATTCATTAATTGATGAAAAAACGGTGTTTCCATTAGAGTTAAACACCATGCCAGGCTGGGCAGGTAGCTCATGGTATCAGTTCCGATATATGGATCCGCAAAACGAAGACGCTTTGGCATCAGACGAAGCATTAAAATATTGGCAAAATGTGGATTTATATTTGGGCGGAAGTGAGCACGCAACGGGGCACTTGCTATATAGCCGTTTTTGGACTAAATTCTTAAAAGATAGAGGTTTTGTAAGTTCAGAAGAGCCGTTTAAAAAACTCATCAACCAAGGAATGATTTTGGGCGAAAGTGCTTTTGTTCATCGTGTGAATAATACCAATCAATATGTTTCTGCCGATAAACTTGAGGGCTACGAAACCACACCTGTTCACGCAGATGTAAGCTTTGTGAGCGGGAACAATGTGCTAGATACGCAGGCTTTCAAAAATTGGAGAGATGACTTAAAAGACGCTGAATTTATTGTATCAGACGACGGAAAATTCTATGTTTCGCGTGAGGTAGAAAAAATGTCTAAATCTAAATTTAATGTCGTAAATCCAGATGATATTTGCAACGAATACGGAGCGGATACTTTGCGTATGTACGAAATGTTTTTGGGTCCAATTGAGCAGTCCAAACCATGGATTACCAATGGACTAAGTGGAGTAAATGGATTCATCAAAAAGCTATGGCGTTTGTTCTTTAAAAACGACGAGCTTCAAGTAGTGGATGCGCCAGCGAGTAAAGAAGAGCTTAAAGTATTGCACACTTTAATTCAAAAAGTGACAGACGATATCGAGAATTTCTCGTTCAATACATCGGTTTCTGCCTTTATGATTGCCGTAAACGATTTGCAAAAACTACAATGCAACAAGGCTGAAATCCTTTCGCCATTGGTGATTTTGCTTTCGCCATTTGCGCCGCATATTGCCGAGGAATTGTGGCATGTTTTGGGCAACGAGGACAGCGTAACACGCCAGCCCTACCCTATTTTTGAAGAAAAATATTTGAAAGAAGACAACAAAGAATATCCGATTTCATTTAACGGAAAAATGAGATTTACCCTATCATTGCCACTAGATTTAAGCAAAGAAGAAATCGAAAAAGCCGTAATGGAAGAGCCACAAACTGCCAAATATCTTGAAGGAAAAAACCCGAAAAAGATTATCGTAGTACCAGGCAAAATCGTGAATATTGTGATGTAA
- a CDS encoding acyltransferase family protein — MKPRYYSLDVFRGATVALMILVNNPGSWSAMFKPLTHAEWAGCTPTDLVFPFFLFAVGNAMAFVIPRMQKAGSQVFWRKVLKRTFLIFIIGLLLNWFPFVQWKDGILTFKHWENVRILGVLQRIAFAYFFAAIIAYYFKEKKVLIISFLLLIVYWLLALLLGGADPYSMQGFWGTRVDLAILGESHMYHGEGVPFDPEGFVGAISSTAQVLLGYLAGKIIMAQGEVNWLFVRAPKTSELHYKVLSMLFVSAGILLVVAYVWQLDFPIIKKIWSSTYVLYTTGLAIITISIMIWFIEVLKAKNFLTQFFDVFGKNPLFIFVLSGLIPRLLSLVRIPTQDGFTTPLKYIYTTFCKPLSANENVGSFVYSVVFLVLMWSIAYLLDRKKIYIKV, encoded by the coding sequence ATGAAACCCCGCTATTATTCCCTAGATGTGTTCCGTGGAGCCACGGTAGCATTGATGATTTTAGTTAATAATCCTGGTTCGTGGAGTGCAATGTTCAAGCCACTCACCCATGCCGAATGGGCAGGTTGCACGCCCACAGATTTGGTGTTTCCATTCTTTTTATTTGCGGTGGGGAACGCCATGGCATTTGTAATTCCACGAATGCAGAAAGCGGGAAGTCAAGTTTTTTGGCGAAAAGTTTTAAAAAGAACATTTTTAATCTTTATCATCGGCTTGTTGCTCAATTGGTTTCCGTTTGTGCAATGGAAAGATGGAATTTTAACCTTTAAACATTGGGAGAATGTGCGAATTTTAGGGGTTTTGCAGCGTATTGCTTTTGCTTATTTCTTTGCAGCCATTATTGCTTACTATTTTAAGGAAAAAAAGGTTTTAATCATAAGTTTTTTACTGCTCATCGTCTACTGGCTTTTAGCCTTACTTTTGGGCGGAGCCGATCCGTATTCCATGCAAGGTTTTTGGGGAACGAGGGTAGATTTAGCCATTTTGGGCGAATCGCATATGTATCACGGAGAGGGCGTTCCGTTTGATCCTGAGGGATTTGTTGGTGCTATTTCGTCTACGGCACAAGTTTTACTGGGCTATTTAGCAGGGAAAATCATCATGGCGCAAGGTGAGGTAAATTGGCTTTTTGTGAGAGCACCAAAAACGAGCGAACTGCATTACAAAGTGCTGAGTATGCTATTTGTAAGTGCTGGGATTCTGCTTGTTGTAGCGTATGTTTGGCAATTGGATTTTCCCATTATCAAGAAAATTTGGTCTAGCACTTATGTGTTGTACACCACGGGCTTGGCGATTATCACAATCAGCATTATGATTTGGTTTATTGAGGTTTTAAAAGCTAAAAACTTTTTGACGCAATTCTTTGATGTTTTTGGGAAAAACCCGCTATTTATTTTTGTTTTAAGTGGATTAATTCCGCGCCTTTTGTCTTTGGTAAGGATTCCTACTCAAGACGGATTTACCACGCCTTTAAAATATATTTATACCACATTTTGCAAACCTTTGTCTGCCAATGAAAATGTGGGTTCTTTTGTGTATTCTGTGGTATTTTTGGTATTGATGTGGAGCATTGCTTATCTGCTCGACAGGAAAAAGATTTACATCAAAGTTTAA
- a CDS encoding glycosyltransferase family 4 protein yields MKVLHLSGSKHHWSGNEQQLADLIENLSALGVENHILCYEDSEIQKYALKKGIKVCALPRKSIYSPSLARALRDYIRRKHIEVIHAHTSNFLTLYLVADLLFSLKTPTVFSRKGFSEKSSFVSRYKYNYKNIDATICVSGAVRENLKQFVKPENHHRLRVIYDGIKVESSQKEMPDFRQKYQIPQDAFLLGNIANHVPAKDLETLVRTMDYLIHTLGKENVYCVQIGKETEFTPALEALAKELNVDRQLIFVGQIAEAKYYLPQFDTFAMSSQSEGLPLTVYESFLNKIPVVSTKAGGVAEAITDAENGLLSEIKDHQTLAQKINTLIENPNLKQEYAEKAYEVLLEKFDAKLCAKNTKDLYQEAIENRKK; encoded by the coding sequence ATGAAAGTTTTACACCTATCGGGGTCTAAACACCACTGGAGCGGAAACGAACAACAATTAGCGGATTTAATCGAGAATTTATCGGCACTGGGCGTAGAAAATCACATCTTGTGCTATGAGGATTCAGAAATTCAAAAATATGCTTTAAAAAAGGGAATTAAGGTTTGTGCTTTGCCCCGAAAAAGTATTTATTCGCCGAGTTTGGCACGAGCTTTACGAGACTATATCCGAAGGAAACATATTGAAGTGATACATGCTCATACAAGTAATTTTTTGACATTGTATTTGGTGGCAGATTTGCTGTTTTCGCTCAAGACGCCTACCGTGTTTTCGCGCAAAGGATTTAGCGAAAAATCTAGTTTTGTGAGCAGATATAAGTATAATTACAAAAATATAGATGCTACGATTTGTGTTTCGGGAGCGGTGCGCGAAAATTTGAAACAATTTGTGAAACCTGAAAATCATCACAGATTGCGCGTGATTTATGACGGAATTAAGGTTGAATCTTCGCAAAAAGAAATGCCCGATTTTCGCCAAAAATACCAGATTCCGCAAGATGCTTTTCTATTAGGAAATATTGCCAATCATGTGCCTGCCAAGGATTTGGAAACGCTGGTGCGCACAATGGATTATTTAATTCACACTTTGGGCAAAGAAAATGTGTATTGCGTGCAAATTGGAAAAGAAACGGAATTTACGCCAGCATTGGAAGCTTTGGCTAAAGAGCTAAATGTGGACAGGCAATTGATTTTTGTAGGACAAATTGCCGAAGCCAAATACTATTTACCACAATTTGATACTTTTGCAATGTCTTCTCAGTCAGAGGGTTTGCCACTCACGGTGTATGAATCGTTTTTAAACAAAATTCCAGTCGTGAGTACCAAGGCGGGTGGTGTTGCCGAAGCGATTACCGATGCCGAAAATGGCTTGCTCAGCGAGATAAAAGACCACCAAACTTTAGCTCAAAAAATAAATACTTTGATAGAAAATCCTAATTTAAAACAAGAATATGCTGAGAAAGCATATGAGGTTTTGTTAGAAAAATTTGATGCTAAACTTTGCGCCAAAAATACCAAGGATTTATACCAAGAAGCAATCGAAAATAGAAAGAAATAA
- a CDS encoding PIG-L deacetylase family protein, with protein sequence MNQDEKHAFKNGQKLHLKHNSLSLPSDVQEHTLFLKIKVKSSLLGFLKQPYIEISAEGKSLKQYIEHGAKGDRYLNISNFNSVKEITLKPKRMQICSDEVELFQFKNPELKDKKILIVAPHPDDAEIAAYGLYSQFAKDVFVLTFSAGERGKFKYRELYTDVQEQHLKKGEIRTWNALTVPLMAGVPTENVLMLGYFNEMLDDMYREPEKNFGSDKLNTDDVEIFRKFNFSSLGKKLAGEANWNDMIQNLKMILTEFQPDVIITPHPFIDSHEDHQYATISIIQALKELNLHDGKLLLYTNHYTEKEFYPLGKIGAIMPLPFKSEANIYCSSVFSFPVSEKEQKDKILAFDAMNDLRPNTEYRFAHRLFADGFTRGREKLLSIEKDYFNRYIRSNELFFVVDFDEMYQPEKYKALIEGLS encoded by the coding sequence GTGAATCAAGACGAAAAACACGCTTTTAAAAATGGACAAAAATTGCATTTAAAACACAATTCTTTATCCTTGCCAAGTGATGTCCAAGAACATACATTATTCTTAAAAATCAAGGTAAAAAGCAGTTTATTAGGCTTTTTAAAACAGCCATACATTGAAATTTCGGCAGAGGGTAAATCATTGAAACAATACATAGAGCATGGTGCCAAAGGCGATAGATATTTAAACATCAGTAATTTTAATTCGGTGAAAGAAATTACTCTAAAACCTAAGAGAATGCAGATTTGTAGCGATGAGGTAGAGCTATTTCAGTTTAAAAATCCTGAATTAAAAGATAAAAAAATTCTAATCGTAGCACCACATCCCGATGATGCCGAAATCGCGGCGTATGGCTTGTATAGTCAGTTTGCTAAAGATGTTTTTGTACTCACTTTTTCGGCGGGCGAGCGAGGGAAATTCAAGTATAGAGAGCTCTATACCGATGTCCAAGAACAGCATTTGAAGAAAGGCGAAATCCGTACTTGGAATGCTCTTACGGTGCCTTTGATGGCGGGTGTGCCTACCGAAAATGTGCTGATGCTTGGCTACTTCAACGAAATGTTGGATGATATGTATCGTGAGCCTGAAAAGAATTTTGGTTCCGATAAATTAAATACCGATGATGTTGAAATCTTTAGAAAATTTAATTTTTCATCGTTGGGTAAAAAACTTGCGGGCGAGGCAAATTGGAATGATATGATTCAGAATTTAAAAATGATTTTAACTGAATTTCAGCCAGATGTAATTATTACGCCTCATCCGTTTATCGATAGTCATGAGGATCACCAGTATGCTACGATTAGCATTATTCAAGCCTTGAAAGAACTCAATTTACACGATGGGAAATTGCTTCTTTACACCAATCATTATACTGAAAAAGAGTTTTATCCGTTAGGGAAAATCGGTGCGATAATGCCACTGCCTTTCAAAAGTGAGGCGAATATTTATTGCTCTTCGGTGTTTTCGTTTCCTGTGAGCGAAAAAGAGCAAAAAGATAAAATTTTGGCGTTTGATGCCATGAATGATTTGCGCCCAAATACCGAGTATCGCTTTGCACACCGTTTGTTTGCCGATGGATTTACCCGAGGACGAGAAAAGCTGTTAAGTATAGAAAAAGATTATTTCAATCGCTATATTCGTAGCAATGAGTTGTTTTTTGTCGTGGATTTTGATGAAATGTATCAGCCCGAAAAATACAAAGCTTTAATAGAAGGGTTAAGCTAA
- a CDS encoding O-antigen ligase family protein, which produces MKFWLSSLNQKNYLIATLFPLLIFIIFDSVLYFSGYNYETFDLKWLASIGNIYIFSIFLWWFVGFLVKHKSYFRDFHFWIPILLSLATILWFYSYKATAHASYIVAIIAMLYGIYKRDFYKISPSLIFLFLYALLQFMGLLWVKDISLNENQWIIEDQIPLLILPVVLCFYRLRAKDISVFCSIIFKFCLVLFIWYWIAYVLICHSAEISFLSCFGFRKDYLAPESPFGVLCFHTQKHYSFIVWLLTIVGGTSYASYYQNKSGFISKGELFIYFLFLFCFINILQVRLAQVVFFILLLVIICFETLKSWNLRNVLIISISALSIGIFGFIFLFNYTHFFHDETRNILYSSTLAQIQENPWFGSGTLSEQSIISKTPIDSDLFKHLHNDFLMAYIRHGVLGLVFLCLFLISYACESFKLKDYRMFFFLFPTFFLMLVDSAFFYQKTIVLTCIFIGVLYVSPKRNLA; this is translated from the coding sequence ATGAAATTTTGGCTTTCTAGTTTAAACCAGAAAAACTATTTAATAGCGACTTTATTTCCTTTACTTATTTTTATAATTTTTGACTCCGTTTTATATTTTTCGGGATATAATTACGAAACTTTTGACCTTAAATGGCTAGCAAGCATCGGGAATATTTATATATTTTCTATTTTTTTATGGTGGTTTGTCGGCTTTTTAGTTAAACACAAATCCTATTTTAGGGACTTTCATTTTTGGATTCCCATTCTACTAAGTCTGGCAACTATATTGTGGTTTTATTCATACAAAGCTACAGCACATGCTAGTTATATTGTTGCTATTATTGCTATGCTTTATGGAATATACAAACGAGATTTTTATAAAATTTCCCCCAGTTTAATTTTTCTATTCCTGTATGCATTGTTGCAATTTATGGGACTTCTTTGGGTTAAAGACATTTCACTTAATGAAAATCAATGGATTATAGAAGACCAAATACCGCTTCTTATCCTCCCCGTAGTATTGTGTTTTTATAGATTAAGAGCTAAAGACATCAGCGTATTTTGTAGTATTATTTTTAAATTTTGTCTAGTACTTTTTATTTGGTACTGGATTGCTTATGTGCTTATTTGTCATAGTGCTGAAATTAGCTTTTTGTCTTGTTTTGGATTTCGTAAAGACTATCTCGCTCCTGAATCTCCTTTTGGGGTTCTATGCTTCCACACACAGAAACATTATAGCTTTATTGTTTGGCTTTTAACAATTGTGGGAGGAACAAGCTATGCGAGTTACTATCAAAATAAATCTGGCTTTATTTCTAAAGGCGAATTATTCATTTATTTCTTATTTCTGTTCTGTTTTATCAATATTTTACAAGTTAGGCTAGCCCAAGTTGTGTTCTTTATATTATTGCTGGTGATTATCTGCTTTGAAACGCTAAAATCATGGAATCTAAGAAATGTACTCATTATCTCCATAAGTGCTCTATCAATAGGAATATTTGGATTTATTTTCTTGTTTAATTATACCCATTTCTTTCATGACGAAACACGCAACATATTATATTCTAGCACACTAGCACAAATTCAGGAAAATCCATGGTTTGGTAGCGGAACGCTATCTGAGCAATCAATTATTTCAAAAACACCGATCGACTCCGATCTCTTTAAACATTTACACAATGATTTCTTGATGGCATATATTCGTCATGGTGTGCTGGGACTTGTTTTTCTTTGTTTGTTTCTCATATCTTACGCATGTGAAAGCTTTAAGCTAAAGGATTACAGAATGTTTTTCTTTCTATTCCCAACCTTTTTTCTCATGCTAGTAGACAGTGCCTTTTTTTATCAAAAAACAATTGTTTTAACCTGTATTTTCATCGGAGTTTTGTATGTCTCCCCTAAAAGAAATTTAGCTTAA